The Bradyrhizobium sp. WSM471 genome includes the window TGTCGCGGGCGCTGGCCCGTATCTCCGTCGGCCGTGGCGGGCCACGCGACCTCGCCGGCCTGCGCGACGGCATCATCGCCGCCGACCAGGTGCTGACGCGGCTTGATGAACTCGACCAGCCGCCGCAGGAGATCGCCGCGGTGATGGCGGCGCTGCAAAGGCCATCGCGCGAGCTCGCGGCGGAATTCGCCAGGGCGCTCGACGATCAACTGCCGCTGATCAAGCGCGACGGCGGGTTCGTTCGCCAGGGCTATGAGCCTGCGCTGGACGAAACGCGAAACCTGCGCGACGCCTCGCGCCTGGTGGTGGCCTCGATGCAGGCGCGCTATGCCGACAACACGGGTGTGAAGGGTCTCAAAATCCGGCACAACAACGTGCTCGGCTATTTCGTCGAGGTCACCGCGCAGCACGGCGACAAGCTGATGTCGGCGCCGCTGAACGCAACCTTCATCCACCGTCAGACGCTGGCCGGCCAGGTCCGCTTCACCACCTCGGAACTCGGGGAGATCGAAGCCAAGATCGCCAATGCCGGCGACCGCGCACTCGGGCTCGAGCTCGAAATTTTCGAGCGGCTCTGCGCCAAGGCGTTGGCAATCAGCGAGGAGCTGCGCGCCGCCGCCCACGCCTTTGCGCTGCTCGACGTCGCGACGTCGCTTGCCAAGCTGGCGATCGACGAGAACTATGTGCGGCCCGAGGTGGACTCGTCTCTCGGCTTTGCCATCGAGGCCGGCCGCCATCCGGTGGTCGAGCAGGCCTTGAAGCGTAATGGCCAGCCGTTCATCGCCAATGCCTGCGATCTCTCGCCGGGCCCTGCGCAAAACTCCGGCCAGCTCTGGTTGCTGACCGGTCCGAACATGGCCGGTAAATCGACCTTCCTGCGACAGAACGCGCTGATTGCTCTTCTTGCTCAAATCGGAAGTTTCGTGCCGGCGACACGCGCGCGGATCGGCATCATCGACCGCCTGTTCTCGCGTGTCGGCGCCGCCGACGATCTCGCCCGCGGCCGTTCCACCTTCATGGTCGAGATGGTCGAGACCGCCGCGATCCTCAACCAGGCCGGCGAGCGCGCGCTCGTGATCCTCGATGAAATCGGCCGCGGCACCGCGACCTTCGACGGTCTCTCGATCGCCTGGGCCGCAATCGAGCACCTGCACGAGAGCAACCGCTGCCGCACGCTGTTCGCGACGCATTATCACGAGCTGACGGCGCTCTCTGCCAAACTGCCGCGGATGTTCAACGCGACCGTGCGAGTGAAGGAATGGCAGGGCAACGTCGTGTTCCTGCACGAGGTGTTGCCGGGTTCGGCCGATCGCTCTTACGGCATTCAGGTCGCCAAGCTCGCGGGCCTGCCGCCGGCCGTGATCACGCGCGCCAAATCGGTACTGGCGAAGCTGGAAGCCCAGGACCGCGGTCAGACCGCGCGCGCGCTCGCCGACGATCTGCCGCTGTTCGCAGTGCCCTCGCGCGCCGCCGCAGAAGCCGCTCCGCCGAGCGAGGCCGAACTGCTGATGGCCGCGGTGAAGGCGCTGCATCCGGACGAGATGTCGCCACGCGAAGCGCTCGATGCGCTGTATGCCTTGAAGGCCAAGCTGCCGAAGCAGTGAAGGTGCCGTAGGGTGGCTTACGCTGCGCTAATCCACCCTACGCCTCTGACCGTTACGCCCTCGCCGCGATCGCCGCCGCTTCTGCGGCGGCGCGCTGCATGCTGGTCGACATCTCGTTGGTCACCGTGCTCTGCTCTTCGATTGCCGCGGCCGTCGACGTCACATATTCGCTGACGTTGCTGATGGCCGTCTTGATCGAGCCGAGCGCGCTCAC containing:
- the mutS gene encoding DNA mismatch repair protein MutS: MTMQQPIPVPPPDDTPAPQAEAAARVTPMMEQYLEIKAAHQGLLLFYRMGDFYELFFEDAEIASRTLGIVLTKRGKHQGADIPMCGVPVERSEDYLHRLITAGHRVAVCEQTEDPAAARARGNKSVVRRGVVRLVTPGTLTEDTLLDARANNYLLALARARSSAGGDRFGLAWIDISTAEFTVTECSGGELAATLARINPNEVIVTDALYNDSELGQTLRELPAVTPLTRDVFDGATAEKRLCDYFAVATMDGLSQLTRLEATAAAAAVTYVDRTQVGKHPPLSPPAREASGATMAIDPATRANLELTRTLAGERRGSLLDAIDCTVTSAGSRLLAQRLAAPLTDAAAIARRLDAVGSFVADSAAREDIRSILRGAPDMSRALARISVGRGGPRDLAGLRDGIIAADQVLTRLDELDQPPQEIAAVMAALQRPSRELAAEFARALDDQLPLIKRDGGFVRQGYEPALDETRNLRDASRLVVASMQARYADNTGVKGLKIRHNNVLGYFVEVTAQHGDKLMSAPLNATFIHRQTLAGQVRFTTSELGEIEAKIANAGDRALGLELEIFERLCAKALAISEELRAAAHAFALLDVATSLAKLAIDENYVRPEVDSSLGFAIEAGRHPVVEQALKRNGQPFIANACDLSPGPAQNSGQLWLLTGPNMAGKSTFLRQNALIALLAQIGSFVPATRARIGIIDRLFSRVGAADDLARGRSTFMVEMVETAAILNQAGERALVILDEIGRGTATFDGLSIAWAAIEHLHESNRCRTLFATHYHELTALSAKLPRMFNATVRVKEWQGNVVFLHEVLPGSADRSYGIQVAKLAGLPPAVITRAKSVLAKLEAQDRGQTARALADDLPLFAVPSRAAAEAAPPSEAELLMAAVKALHPDEMSPREALDALYALKAKLPKQ